In Beijerinckiaceae bacterium, the sequence TGGCAGCCGCGGTCTTTTATGACGCCGGCAAAGTGAAGTTCATTCCGCTGAGCGGCAAGAATCGTTTCACCGCCTTGGAAAACGGCGAAATAGATGTGCTGTCCCATAATACGACCTGGACCCTTTCGCGAGAAACAGGGCAGGGCTTTCTCTTTCCGGGGATCAATTATTTCGACGGTCAGGGCTTTATGGCGCGCAAGAAGTTCAACTATTCATCGGCGCTTGAACTGTCGGGCGCTTCGGTCTGCGTCGAGCAAGGCACCACGACCGAGTTGAACCTCGCCGATTTCTTTCGCGCCAACAACATGAAATATGAAGCGGTAGCTTTCCCGAGCGCCGAGGAAGCGCTCAGGGCCTATGACAATGGCCGTTGCGGCGTCTTTACGACAGATGCTTCGGGTCTTTACGCCGAACGCTCGAGGCTCGCCGATCCGGAAGACAGTGTGGTTCTTCCTGAAATCATCTCCAAGGAACCGCTCGGACCTGTCGTGCGGCAAGGCGATGATCGTTGGTTCAATCTCGTGAAATGGGTGAACTTCGCCCTGATCGATGCCGAGGAACTCGGAGTGACCTCGAAGAACGTCGATGAAATGGCCAAATCCGAAAG encodes:
- a CDS encoding amino acid ABC transporter substrate-binding protein, yielding MRKMAVLNIVAAFLLSATAAQADTLDQVKKRGYLTCGANPRLAGFGIPDDHGHWNGFDIDFCRAVAAAVFYDAGKVKFIPLSGKNRFTALENGEIDVLSHNTTWTLSRETGQGFLFPGINYFDGQGFMARKKFNYSSALELSGASVCVEQGTTTELNLADFFRANNMKYEAVAFPSAEEALRAYDNGRCGVFTTDASGLYAERSRLADPEDSVVLPEIISKEPLGPVVRQGDDRWFNLVKWVNFALIDAEELGVTSKNVDEMAKSESPDIKRLLGFEGNFGAAMGLESDWAYRIVKLVGNYGEIFDRNLGEGSKLKIKRGLNALWTKGGLLYSPPIR